A genome region from Paenibacillus pabuli includes the following:
- a CDS encoding CAP domain-containing protein: MKKNLLKTVVAGSLTAVLAVGIMLPASASAAEVSTYKATFKLTDATSLKTWLEKWMKDNGITVSNGQVVKQPAAQPETAKPETTKPETTKPETTKPSQPTQEEKPAATPAEKPENSGNTGNNTSNSGNESAQSDFAAQVVKLVNAERAKAGLSALASDALLDKVALAKAKDMSNNNYFDHQSPTYGSPFDMMKQFGVTYSYAGENIAKGQKTPQEVVTAWMNSEGHRANILSKNFTQIGVGYYNGYWAQEFIGK, encoded by the coding sequence TTGAAAAAGAACTTGTTGAAAACTGTCGTCGCTGGAAGTCTGACAGCTGTACTGGCCGTAGGAATTATGCTCCCTGCTTCTGCATCTGCAGCAGAGGTATCCACATATAAAGCTACATTTAAACTTACGGATGCAACCAGCCTGAAAACATGGCTTGAAAAGTGGATGAAGGATAACGGAATTACGGTATCGAATGGTCAGGTTGTTAAACAACCAGCAGCACAGCCCGAAACTGCGAAACCAGAAACAACTAAACCAGAAACAACTAAACCGGAAACAACAAAACCGTCTCAACCAACGCAAGAAGAGAAACCGGCTGCTACGCCAGCGGAAAAGCCTGAGAACAGCGGCAACACAGGTAACAATACAAGCAACAGTGGTAATGAGTCTGCACAATCCGATTTTGCAGCACAGGTTGTAAAACTTGTAAATGCTGAGCGTGCCAAAGCAGGTCTGAGCGCACTGGCTTCAGATGCACTGCTTGATAAAGTTGCTCTTGCCAAAGCAAAAGACATGAGCAATAACAACTATTTTGATCACCAATCACCAACTTATGGTTCTCCATTTGATATGATGAAACAATTTGGAGTAACTTACAGCTATGCTGGTGAGAACATCGCCAAAGGTCAAAAAACACCTCAGGAAGTGGTTACTGCGTGGATGAACAGTGAAGGACACCGTGCGAATATACTGAGCAAAAACTTCACCCAAATCGGTGTTGGATACTACAACGGGTACTGGGCTCAAGAATTTATCGGCAAATAA
- a CDS encoding NAD(P)/FAD-dependent oxidoreductase, translated as MHKEDIYDVTIIGGGPAGMYAAFYAGMREMKVKLIEGKDRLGGFLHTYSDKTIWDVGGVPPMKCSRLIEWLVQQATTFDPTVVLNRSVDRFTRLDNGLFALHTDEGELHYTRSIIIAIGRGIAEVQRLEMEEASEYERSNLHYTLQSLGRFTGKHVLISGGGNSAVDWAIELAEKAETVTVVHRQSEFRAMERNVKYMKNIADVRTPYQITRLHGNGDRIHQVVITHVDTGENVLLEVDEIVVSHGYTSHVSGLARCGLEMSEGMIVMSQLAETNVPGIFSAGDCATHESKVRLIAGAFNDAIVAVNSAKQYLNPKAPKMAYVSSHNDIFREKNRHITGC; from the coding sequence ATGCATAAAGAAGACATTTATGATGTGACAATCATTGGCGGCGGCCCTGCAGGCATGTATGCGGCCTTCTATGCGGGTATGCGCGAAATGAAAGTGAAATTGATTGAAGGCAAAGATCGGCTTGGCGGGTTTCTACATACCTATTCGGATAAAACGATATGGGATGTGGGCGGAGTGCCACCTATGAAATGCTCCAGGTTGATTGAGTGGCTCGTCCAGCAGGCGACCACTTTTGATCCAACCGTTGTGTTGAATCGTAGCGTAGACAGATTCACTCGCCTGGACAACGGACTATTCGCCTTGCATACTGACGAGGGCGAGTTGCATTATACACGCTCCATTATTATCGCAATAGGTCGAGGAATCGCTGAAGTTCAAAGGCTTGAAATGGAAGAAGCAAGTGAATATGAGCGGAGCAATCTCCATTATACGTTGCAAAGTCTGGGACGATTTACAGGTAAACATGTGTTGATCTCTGGCGGAGGCAATAGTGCTGTTGACTGGGCTATCGAACTCGCGGAAAAAGCTGAAACTGTAACAGTTGTTCACCGTCAATCGGAATTTCGCGCCATGGAACGAAATGTGAAATATATGAAAAACATAGCGGATGTGCGTACACCCTATCAAATTACGCGGTTACACGGGAATGGGGACCGCATACATCAGGTGGTTATAACTCACGTAGACACCGGGGAGAATGTTTTGCTCGAAGTGGATGAAATTGTGGTTAGTCATGGGTATACAAGCCACGTAAGTGGCCTTGCCCGCTGCGGTCTGGAGATGAGCGAAGGTATGATTGTAATGAGCCAGCTTGCAGAGACCAATGTACCCGGTATTTTTTCGGCAGGAGATTGTGCAACCCATGAGAGTAAAGTACGACTGATTGCCGGAGCTTTTAATGATGCGATTGTGGCGGTAAACAGTGCGAAACAATACTTGAATCCGAAGGCGCCTAAGATGGCCTATGTTTCTTCACATAATGACATTTTCCGAGAGAAAAATCGGCATATTACAGGTTGCTGA
- a CDS encoding AraC family transcriptional regulator, with protein MQEAHSEMQLKRFDKLDHLHFKLIHVDQPGASDYVRNWCLRKHFLDTYMLLFMASGQGWLTVDGNFIELRAGAWYIGHPGQLVEANVHSLDERGVYHMNFEVMHLAEQDDPAVLDIMKQLLGDPCDAEVICASSVAVGELCQMIYQQARSKNGLQRYYGQIRFQELLYTMFNDVVRAEERFSTSPVEHVKDYIEQNYMNKITIEELATIARMSSRHFMRLFKKRYGCSAMDYLTFFRIKQAQILMRNDHNYRLKDVASYVGYQDEMYFRRKFKQISGIPPAAFIQGSKQKIAAVHSLSIGTLLALQIIPCAAKARHPWTEYYRRKYETNKVMPLAEVEAIWLEQLRMVDPDYIITVEGEMSDTLAHQLRSLAPVCIIPQDEGDWRDHLKYVARFLDRSDVAEAWLQRYDEKSAMVRTQLADSVREERLLVLRVHGEVLQVLGPRSIASVFYVDLQMNGPEGIEAYWKLGTVKVTELSKLSIDRMLLIVEEDEKSKQTWNALQNSEGWNDTTAVQNGCIDILMPGVLLDYTAFTHELMLDEILKLWQDRP; from the coding sequence ATGCAGGAAGCACATAGCGAAATGCAATTAAAACGTTTTGACAAGCTGGATCATCTTCACTTTAAGCTCATACATGTGGATCAACCTGGCGCAAGCGATTATGTAAGGAATTGGTGTTTGAGAAAACACTTCCTGGACACATATATGTTATTGTTTATGGCTAGTGGTCAGGGCTGGTTAACAGTAGATGGCAACTTTATTGAATTACGTGCAGGAGCGTGGTACATCGGACACCCTGGGCAGTTGGTTGAGGCAAATGTTCATTCACTGGATGAAAGAGGGGTGTATCATATGAACTTCGAAGTGATGCATTTGGCGGAACAAGATGATCCTGCAGTTCTCGATATTATGAAGCAACTTCTGGGGGATCCCTGTGACGCTGAGGTCATATGTGCTTCGTCGGTTGCGGTTGGTGAGCTCTGTCAGATGATCTATCAGCAAGCGCGGAGTAAGAATGGTTTACAAAGGTACTATGGTCAAATTCGTTTTCAGGAATTACTGTATACAATGTTCAACGATGTGGTACGTGCAGAAGAGCGTTTTTCCACTTCTCCCGTAGAACATGTAAAGGACTACATCGAACAAAATTATATGAACAAAATAACGATTGAGGAGCTGGCGACCATTGCACGAATGAGCTCTCGTCACTTCATGCGTTTATTCAAAAAAAGATATGGTTGCAGTGCGATGGACTATTTGACCTTTTTCCGAATCAAGCAAGCCCAGATTTTAATGAGAAACGATCATAATTATCGACTCAAGGATGTTGCATCATACGTGGGCTATCAGGATGAAATGTACTTCCGGCGTAAATTCAAGCAAATCTCGGGTATTCCCCCAGCAGCATTTATACAGGGCAGCAAGCAAAAAATAGCAGCTGTTCATTCCTTGAGCATAGGAACTCTCCTTGCCTTGCAGATTATTCCTTGTGCCGCAAAGGCGCGTCATCCATGGACTGAGTATTACAGACGCAAATATGAAACGAACAAAGTCATGCCGCTGGCTGAGGTGGAAGCCATATGGCTGGAGCAGCTTCGCATGGTGGATCCGGATTATATCATCACCGTTGAGGGAGAAATGTCGGACACGCTGGCTCATCAGCTTCGTTCCCTTGCACCAGTATGCATCATTCCGCAGGATGAGGGGGATTGGCGGGATCACCTGAAATATGTTGCCCGTTTTTTGGACAGATCAGATGTTGCGGAGGCGTGGCTGCAAAGATATGATGAGAAGTCAGCGATGGTCAGAACACAGCTTGCAGACAGCGTTCGGGAAGAACGGCTGCTTGTACTGAGAGTACATGGCGAAGTGCTGCAGGTGCTGGGGCCGAGGAGCATAGCTTCTGTATTTTATGTGGACTTGCAAATGAACGGTCCTGAAGGGATAGAGGCATACTGGAAGCTGGGAACAGTGAAAGTTACAGAACTGTCGAAGCTCTCAATAGATAGAATGCTGTTGATCGTGGAGGAGGATGAAAAGTCTAAGCAAACGTGGAACGCTCTTCAAAACTCTGAAGGTTGGAATGATACGACAGCAGTCCAAAATGGATGCATTGATATACTCATGCCGGGCGTTCTGCTGGATTACACTGCGTTTACCCATGAACTGATGCTGGATGAAATATTAAAGCTCTGGCAAGATCGTCCATAG
- a CDS encoding ABC transporter ATP-binding protein, translating into MAEPQSDYVLSVQHLKKKIGRKWIIKDVTFEVKPGEIFGFLGPNGAGKTTTIRMLVDLIKPTEGKIKVCGYDVNRDPERALQYVGSIVENPEVYTYLTGWENLEHFARMQPGVDHARIQEVVDIVRLDQRIHDKVRTYSLGMRQRLGIAQALLGRPRLLILDEPTNGLDPKGIKELRVFIKQLASEGMAVFVSSHLLSEIQLLCDRVAIISAGRVLAVGGVSELIEDHSKFAIWHVSPLEEGKRMLLDAGIALVDRPAEVMDDTIIAGLGPNAVVAEMHEDRIADLVNQMVQAGIQVEGVQRVQPTLEQLFLKMTEGESIE; encoded by the coding sequence ATGGCAGAGCCACAGAGCGATTATGTACTGTCTGTGCAGCATCTTAAGAAGAAAATAGGACGCAAGTGGATTATCAAAGATGTGACTTTTGAAGTGAAGCCAGGAGAAATTTTTGGTTTTCTCGGTCCGAACGGAGCGGGTAAAACAACAACCATTCGGATGCTCGTTGACCTGATCAAACCGACGGAAGGCAAAATAAAAGTCTGTGGTTACGATGTGAATCGCGATCCTGAGCGTGCTTTGCAATATGTTGGTTCTATCGTGGAAAATCCCGAGGTATATACATACTTGACAGGTTGGGAGAACCTGGAGCACTTTGCCCGGATGCAGCCTGGTGTTGATCATGCCCGTATTCAGGAAGTGGTTGATATTGTTCGTCTGGATCAGCGAATTCATGATAAAGTGAGAACGTATTCGTTAGGTATGCGTCAACGGTTGGGTATTGCTCAAGCCTTGCTTGGACGCCCGCGTCTGCTGATTCTGGATGAGCCAACCAACGGACTGGATCCCAAAGGGATTAAGGAGCTTCGTGTCTTTATCAAACAACTTGCAAGCGAAGGTATGGCTGTATTTGTCAGCAGTCACCTGCTGAGCGAAATTCAGCTTTTGTGTGACAGGGTTGCCATTATCAGTGCAGGCCGTGTTCTTGCGGTTGGGGGCGTAAGCGAATTAATCGAGGATCACTCTAAATTCGCCATTTGGCATGTCTCACCTCTGGAGGAGGGCAAAAGAATGCTGCTTGATGCAGGTATTGCGCTAGTGGATCGCCCTGCTGAGGTGATGGATGATACCATTATTGCAGGACTTGGACCCAATGCGGTCGTTGCTGAAATGCACGAGGATCGTATAGCGGATCTTGTGAATCAGATGGTTCAGGCAGGAATTCAGGTTGAAGGTGTGCAGCGGGTTCAGCCAACATTGGAACAATTATTCTTAAAGATGACTGAAGGTGAATCCATTGAGTAA
- a CDS encoding ABC transporter permease, which produces MSKIMPLIRNETIKMVKKKRLYIIFIVLAVLVPMFTYAQMKSAENNRDKFGGDWRLELQQAITDNQNSLGSDRVPEEYKKYRTVYIQQMQYYLENDVNPEEPNGVTFTREFMNNAVGLFIPLLIMAIASDLVSGERTTGTIKMLLTRPVKRWKVLFSKLVTLIMFVSIIVVSAYIICYVISGAVFGYKGFGMPIFTGFKVVGTDVDLSAVHAVDQWLYLLMQAGLIWFVSVIVAILAFMVSVLVRSTAASIVIMMAALIAGTILTNMAASWQSAKYLFMVNLELPDYLSGGLPPIEGMNLGFSLIVLSVWGIASLIVSFLVFTKRDILN; this is translated from the coding sequence TTGAGTAAGATCATGCCGCTCATCCGAAATGAAACGATCAAGATGGTGAAGAAAAAACGCCTTTATATTATATTCATTGTACTTGCGGTTCTGGTTCCGATGTTTACGTATGCCCAGATGAAATCTGCGGAAAATAACCGTGACAAATTTGGAGGCGACTGGAGACTTGAACTTCAGCAGGCAATCACGGATAATCAAAATTCACTGGGTAGTGACCGGGTGCCTGAAGAATACAAAAAGTACCGGACGGTTTACATCCAGCAGATGCAGTATTATCTGGAAAATGACGTGAATCCGGAGGAGCCCAATGGTGTAACCTTTACGCGGGAATTCATGAATAATGCGGTTGGCTTGTTTATTCCGCTGCTTATTATGGCCATTGCCTCGGACTTGGTGTCCGGTGAACGCACAACAGGAACCATCAAGATGCTGCTAACTCGTCCGGTCAAACGCTGGAAGGTATTGTTCAGCAAATTGGTCACCCTTATTATGTTTGTGTCTATAATCGTCGTATCTGCGTATATTATCTGTTACGTTATATCAGGTGCAGTTTTCGGATATAAAGGTTTCGGCATGCCGATCTTTACCGGATTCAAGGTCGTGGGTACCGATGTGGATCTGTCTGCCGTACACGCCGTGGATCAATGGCTGTATCTTCTCATGCAGGCAGGATTGATTTGGTTTGTAAGCGTCATTGTGGCAATCCTGGCCTTTATGGTTTCCGTACTGGTGCGAAGCACTGCAGCAAGTATTGTTATAATGATGGCTGCGCTTATCGCAGGAACCATTCTCACGAATATGGCTGCCTCCTGGCAGTCGGCCAAATACCTGTTCATGGTTAATCTGGAACTTCCGGATTATTTGTCGGGTGGATTGCCGCCGATTGAAGGAATGAATTTGGGTTTTTCCCTTATTGTGCTTAGTGTTTGGGGCATTGCCTCACTCATTGTGTCATTCCTTGTCTTTACGAAACGGGATATCTTGAATTAA
- a CDS encoding GNAT family N-acetyltransferase: MSNNAQAPVLMIRECELRDAEAVTGLMREVSYPTTANVMKERIEGLENNPNACMLVAEVDEQIIGMIGLQCVQSHAYPEPAAQITSLIVGQEHRGGGIGRRLMARAEDWGRQQGGKQLFVTGANREVASSTYSFYEHIGFQKRGYRFSKVLL; encoded by the coding sequence ATGTCCAATAATGCCCAGGCCCCTGTACTGATGATCCGAGAGTGTGAACTGCGAGATGCTGAAGCGGTAACGGGACTGATGCGAGAGGTCAGCTACCCGACAACAGCCAATGTCATGAAAGAGCGCATTGAAGGTTTGGAGAATAATCCAAACGCGTGCATGCTTGTTGCCGAAGTGGATGAACAAATTATTGGTATGATCGGCTTGCAATGTGTGCAAAGTCATGCCTATCCGGAACCTGCCGCTCAAATTACGTCCTTGATTGTAGGGCAAGAGCACCGTGGAGGCGGCATTGGCCGTCGTCTGATGGCTCGTGCCGAGGACTGGGGCAGACAGCAAGGTGGGAAACAATTGTTTGTCACCGGTGCGAATCGTGAAGTTGCTTCATCAACGTATTCTTTCTATGAGCACATTGGTTTTCAAAAGAGAGGATATCGTTTCAGTAAAGTCCTTCTATAG
- a CDS encoding GDSL-type esterase/lipase family protein: MKRKTLDSAPWIWRTISTVSVLATLLLLFGFGYAIKDVIFPEGDPALGTRQSSNTPADEASKPAAPVEDGKIRMAVIGDSLARGTGDDEGLGFVRRAGNLLKEQGYDVQVLNNLGVNGLRTEALLSKLDEQGVRYVLQQSNFILLSIGANDLFQGGQVLQGEDPPTAETLAAALPETSKRLQEILKKVKEINPDAQIAYIGLYNPFGDVKELEVPGNAVVAAWNDAALQILNQEDKMTLVPTFDLFENHLGEYLSSDHFHPNGAGYEEIAVRIAQEYQAETPAEGSTN, encoded by the coding sequence ATGAAAAGAAAAACCCTTGATTCAGCGCCATGGATCTGGAGAACGATCAGTACCGTGTCTGTATTGGCAACGCTTCTGCTATTATTCGGCTTTGGTTATGCCATAAAAGATGTCATCTTTCCAGAGGGAGATCCAGCATTAGGTACGAGGCAGTCTTCAAACACGCCAGCTGATGAAGCCAGCAAACCTGCAGCTCCAGTCGAGGACGGTAAGATTCGAATGGCTGTCATTGGTGATTCTCTGGCTAGAGGTACGGGGGATGATGAAGGACTAGGTTTTGTAAGGCGTGCAGGCAATCTTTTGAAGGAGCAGGGATATGATGTTCAGGTTCTTAACAATTTGGGAGTTAACGGCCTAAGAACGGAGGCATTACTAAGTAAACTGGATGAACAGGGTGTACGTTATGTACTTCAGCAATCCAACTTTATCTTGTTGTCCATTGGAGCTAACGATCTCTTTCAGGGTGGTCAGGTCTTGCAGGGGGAGGATCCGCCAACCGCCGAAACGCTGGCTGCAGCATTACCCGAAACGTCCAAGCGTCTCCAAGAGATTTTGAAGAAAGTAAAGGAGATTAATCCGGACGCACAGATTGCGTACATAGGCCTATACAACCCGTTTGGTGATGTGAAGGAACTGGAGGTACCCGGTAATGCGGTTGTAGCGGCGTGGAACGATGCTGCGCTCCAAATATTGAACCAAGAGGATAAGATGACGCTAGTACCAACCTTTGATTTGTTTGAAAATCATCTGGGTGAGTATCTCTCTTCCGATCACTTCCACCCCAATGGTGCAGGGTACGAGGAGATTGCGGTTCGGATCGCGCAGGAATATCAGGCTGAAACACCTGCAGAAGGGAGCACGAACTAA
- a CDS encoding ABC transporter substrate-binding protein, translating to MKFKGFTMVCAILILLMISACSPTSQKVSSSEAQATGAPHSSAAEADKVKVVHTEMGDITIPESPQRVIALSVVYPEFLYALGIVPVAVQNYHSEFPAYLQDPFSNTLKMGIARTPDFEAILDAGPDLIIAPVWWSKKDYDQLSQIAPTVLLPEHNDWRDELRGIAAILGKEEQAEQVIQTLEQHEKQGAETLHNLIGDETVLYIRVMEKEIILHGENIDRGRFVHKQLGLQPLPNFPESETAMSVSLEVLPEYDADHLIVQLDDETNKEIKSKFDEMLTTSLWKNLNAVKNDHVYMVGGKEWFNLGMSPLADSYVIDDIVAAFKEKNK from the coding sequence GTGAAGTTCAAAGGGTTTACAATGGTGTGTGCAATTTTGATTTTACTCATGATTTCTGCATGTAGTCCGACCAGTCAGAAGGTGTCTTCAAGTGAAGCGCAAGCAACAGGAGCGCCCCATTCATCAGCAGCAGAAGCTGACAAGGTAAAAGTGGTCCACACTGAAATGGGCGATATTACCATACCGGAATCACCACAACGGGTAATCGCTCTGTCGGTTGTATACCCGGAGTTTTTATATGCACTCGGTATCGTACCTGTGGCTGTACAGAACTATCATTCCGAATTTCCCGCATATCTGCAAGACCCTTTCTCCAATACGTTGAAGATGGGCATCGCAAGAACACCTGACTTTGAAGCGATTCTTGATGCAGGCCCTGACTTAATTATTGCTCCTGTCTGGTGGTCGAAAAAGGACTATGATCAGCTCTCGCAGATTGCTCCAACCGTGCTGCTGCCAGAGCATAATGACTGGCGAGATGAACTGCGTGGTATAGCAGCGATTCTGGGGAAAGAAGAGCAGGCCGAACAGGTGATACAAACCCTGGAGCAGCATGAGAAACAAGGCGCCGAAACGCTGCACAACCTGATTGGTGACGAGACTGTGCTGTACATCAGAGTGATGGAGAAGGAAATTATTTTACATGGCGAGAACATTGATCGGGGAAGATTCGTCCATAAACAGCTGGGTTTGCAACCACTCCCTAATTTTCCTGAATCCGAAACTGCAATGTCCGTATCCTTGGAAGTATTGCCCGAATACGATGCAGATCATCTGATCGTACAACTGGATGATGAGACGAACAAGGAAATAAAAAGCAAGTTTGACGAGATGTTAACCACCTCACTGTGGAAAAATCTGAATGCGGTCAAGAATGATCATGTCTATATGGTTGGTGGAAAGGAATGGTTCAATCTGGGAATGTCTCCGCTTGCCGACAGTTATGTGATTGATGATATCGTTGCTGCTTTTAAGGAGAAGAACAAATAA
- the purT gene encoding formate-dependent phosphoribosylglycinamide formyltransferase, with amino-acid sequence MWGAPFTAQAKKMLLLGSGELGKEVVIEAHRLGVETIAVDRYDNAPAMQVAHRSYCIDMLDAEALKQLIRKEKPHYIVPEIEAIATEALLELEEEGFCVVPTARAARLTMDREGIRRLAAEQLKLPTASYLFANNLDELQEAVRKLGTPCVIKPLMSSSGKGQSVCRTLDDVENCWNIALSGARGKSVRVIVESFVKFDSEITLLTVRSVSGTVFCPPIGHIQKDGDYVESWQPHAMTPQQWEQACDIAKSVTDELGGYGLFGVELFLTSDGVVFSEVSPRPHDTGMVTMVTQDSSEFALHVRAILGFPVTDVHLLTPGASATLKANHETSDFTIGGIEEALALPRTQVRVFGKPEAKVGRRMAVALSASHDVEEARKTAVQAANMLKVEVNHVQ; translated from the coding sequence ATGTGGGGTGCTCCTTTTACGGCTCAAGCCAAAAAAATGCTACTGCTGGGTAGCGGAGAATTGGGAAAAGAGGTCGTTATTGAGGCCCATCGACTGGGAGTTGAAACGATCGCTGTAGATCGTTATGACAATGCTCCTGCCATGCAGGTAGCACACCGGTCTTACTGCATCGACATGTTAGATGCCGAAGCTCTGAAACAATTGATCCGTAAGGAGAAACCTCATTACATCGTACCTGAGATTGAGGCGATTGCGACAGAAGCCTTGTTGGAGCTTGAAGAAGAGGGATTTTGTGTTGTGCCGACGGCACGTGCTGCCCGTTTGACCATGGATCGCGAAGGCATCCGGCGTTTGGCGGCTGAACAATTGAAGCTTCCGACAGCATCCTATCTTTTCGCGAACAACTTGGACGAACTCCAAGAAGCCGTTCGTAAATTGGGTACACCTTGTGTGATCAAACCATTGATGAGTTCTTCCGGCAAAGGGCAGAGTGTATGCCGCACGCTGGATGACGTAGAGAATTGCTGGAATATTGCTCTATCTGGAGCACGCGGCAAATCGGTACGTGTCATCGTGGAGAGCTTTGTGAAATTTGACAGTGAAATAACGCTGCTCACCGTAAGATCCGTATCAGGAACTGTATTTTGTCCTCCGATTGGTCACATTCAAAAGGATGGGGATTATGTCGAATCATGGCAGCCGCATGCAATGACTCCGCAGCAATGGGAGCAAGCCTGTGATATTGCCAAGTCTGTGACCGATGAGCTGGGTGGTTATGGGCTGTTCGGCGTCGAACTATTCTTGACCTCAGACGGAGTCGTGTTCAGCGAGGTATCCCCTCGTCCGCATGATACAGGTATGGTTACCATGGTCACGCAAGACAGCTCCGAGTTTGCACTGCATGTGCGTGCAATACTTGGTTTCCCTGTGACAGATGTACATCTGCTTACACCTGGAGCTTCAGCTACGCTGAAAGCCAATCATGAAACATCCGACTTTACTATAGGCGGGATTGAAGAAGCACTGGCTCTTCCACGTACTCAGGTTCGTGTATTTGGGAAACCTGAGGCCAAAGTGGGACGCCGGATGGCTGTGGCACTTAGTGCTAGCCACGATGTGGAAGAAGCTCGTAAAACGGCGGTTCAAGCCGCAAATATGCTGAAAGTGGAGGTAAATCATGTCCAATAA